The following nucleotide sequence is from Acidobacteriota bacterium.
TGGTTACCAGATTATCGCCCGCAACGTCACGCTTCCACTAGGTCGGACACCAGAGGGAAAACCCATCACCGGTGAACTCGACATCGTTGCCCTCGATGGTCAGACCCTGGTGTTTGTCGAAGTCAAAACCCGCTCGTCAGACGAACTTGCGCTCCCGGAAGCCGCCGTCACTCCTGCCAAACAACGCAAACTGGCCCGAACCGCCAGACGCTATCGCCGGCTGATCGGGCCAGTTGACATGCCGTATCGCTTTGATGTCGTCAGTATCGTGGCTTCAGGTCAAAATGAACCCCAAATTCGACTGCTCAAAGACTTCTTTCAAGATTCGGTTAAAAATCAAACTTGACGCCAAACGTTCCCCAGAATGAATAGTACTCTTCCTGAACCGGTCGCACGT
It contains:
- a CDS encoding YraN family protein, with protein sequence MNRPPSPGLMTFLELGAYGEQLATSHLKQHGYQIIARNVTLPLGRTPEGKPITGELDIVALDGQTLVFVEVKTRSSDELALPEAAVTPAKQRKLARTARRYRRLIGPVDMPYRFDVVSIVASGQNEPQIRLLKDFFQDSVKNQT